One segment of Methylocella silvestris BL2 DNA contains the following:
- a CDS encoding FkbM family methyltransferase: protein MPSPAISALLNSLSSQLTLIDVGARGGVSPNWDDLGDEARLICFEADAEECDRLNALSQGKATYIPCALAGHDQGVEIHLTANPNSCSILSPNRALYENLPAFKGMRPIGTMRRPSMTLDRYCADHAIGDVDALKLDTQGSELDVLKGCAEVLKSVSLIDIEVEFNELYEGQPLFGDVDRFLRNHGFVLWRLNHLAFCSNGLLEDSAAPVLLHSVDGDAYQSVPQANGQLFWGDAQYVRREFVPTQPDAKLDREKALKGAILVGQQGHWDLALEMLRKSGDAELHSLLAAMVKPLGAAATPYPQQLAEAHAEVERLRGILAKRRWFDWLDKRH from the coding sequence ATGCCAAGTCCTGCGATCTCCGCGCTTCTCAACAGTCTATCCTCGCAACTCACCCTCATCGACGTGGGCGCGCGCGGCGGCGTTTCGCCGAATTGGGACGATCTGGGCGACGAGGCGCGGCTGATCTGCTTTGAAGCCGACGCCGAGGAATGCGATCGGCTGAACGCACTGTCCCAAGGCAAAGCAACCTATATCCCGTGCGCGCTTGCAGGACATGACCAGGGCGTCGAGATCCATCTCACTGCGAACCCCAATTCCTGCTCCATCCTTTCGCCAAACCGCGCCCTCTACGAGAATCTTCCAGCCTTCAAAGGCATGCGTCCGATTGGAACGATGCGCCGCCCCTCGATGACGCTGGACCGCTATTGCGCGGACCACGCGATCGGCGACGTCGACGCGCTGAAACTCGATACGCAGGGGTCTGAACTCGATGTTCTGAAGGGCTGCGCCGAGGTCCTGAAATCAGTCTCCTTGATCGACATAGAAGTCGAATTCAATGAGCTCTATGAGGGGCAGCCGCTGTTCGGCGATGTCGACCGCTTTCTCCGCAACCATGGCTTCGTGCTGTGGCGGCTCAATCATCTTGCCTTCTGCTCCAATGGGCTGCTCGAGGACTCCGCCGCGCCGGTGCTGCTCCATTCTGTCGACGGCGACGCCTACCAGTCGGTTCCGCAAGCCAACGGCCAATTGTTTTGGGGCGACGCGCAATATGTCCGGCGTGAATTCGTCCCGACCCAGCCCGACGCAAAGCTTGACCGCGAAAAAGCGCTAAAGGGCGCGATTCTCGTCGGTCAGCAAGGGCATTGGGATCTCGCTTTGGAGATGCTGCGCAAATCTGGCGATGCGGAGCTCCATTCCTTGCTCGCGGCGATGGTCAAGCCTCTCGGCGCGGCCGCCACGCCCTATCCGCAGCAGCTCGCGGAGGCCCATGCGGAGGTGGAGCGGCTGCGCGGGATTCTCGCA
- the gpt gene encoding xanthine phosphoribosyltransferase has protein sequence MSASPPPSSSSAPPVSQKAFHVSWDQFHRDARALAWRLSASGPFSSMIAVTRGGLVPAAIVARELDLRLIDTFCVTSYVAEGVQGEVTVLKGVAAEIAAGAGAGVLVVDDLADTGATVKQIRALLPKAHIATVYAKPLGGPLVDTYVTEVSQDTWIYFPWDLGLSFQAPIADARR, from the coding sequence ATGAGCGCATCCCCGCCGCCTTCGTCGTCCTCTGCGCCGCCCGTTTCGCAAAAGGCCTTTCACGTCTCCTGGGACCAGTTTCACCGCGACGCGCGGGCTCTGGCCTGGCGCCTCAGCGCGAGCGGTCCGTTCTCCAGCATGATCGCGGTGACGCGCGGCGGCCTCGTGCCGGCGGCCATCGTCGCCCGCGAACTCGATCTGCGGCTGATCGATACTTTTTGCGTCACGAGCTATGTCGCCGAGGGGGTGCAGGGCGAGGTCACGGTGCTGAAAGGCGTCGCGGCGGAGATCGCCGCCGGCGCCGGCGCCGGGGTGCTCGTCGTCGACGATCTCGCCGACACGGGCGCGACGGTCAAGCAGATCCGCGCGCTGTTGCCGAAGGCCCATATCGCAACGGTCTACGCCAAGCCGCTCGGCGGGCCGCTGGTCGACACCTATGTGACGGAGGTGTCTCAGGACACCTGGATCTATTTCCCCTGGGATCTCGGCCTCAGCTTTCAGGCGCCGATCGCCGACGCGCGGCGCTGA
- a CDS encoding competence/damage-inducible protein A, which produces MAQKADITAAVLVIGDEILSGRTKDANSGYIADYLAAIGVDLREVRVIGDVEPEIVAAVNALRARYDYVFTTGGIGPTHDDITADAIARAFGVGISEDPRAIALLLEKIKPEDLNEARRRMARVPHGAELVENDISKAPGFWIGNVIVMAGVPAIMKAMLDRVGPKLCKGLKVVARAILADNIPEGAYAAGLSDVARANPALSIGSYPSFRDGGFRNEIVVRGKDADQVGAAAVAIEALLASLREGEAGRQRAQMKSRQ; this is translated from the coding sequence ATGGCGCAAAAAGCCGACATCACGGCGGCGGTCCTCGTCATTGGCGACGAGATCCTGTCGGGCCGGACGAAAGACGCGAACAGCGGCTATATCGCGGACTATCTTGCGGCGATCGGCGTTGATCTTCGCGAGGTGCGCGTCATCGGCGATGTCGAGCCGGAAATCGTCGCCGCGGTCAATGCGCTGCGCGCGCGCTATGATTATGTGTTTACGACCGGGGGCATCGGGCCGACCCACGACGACATCACCGCCGACGCCATTGCGCGCGCGTTCGGAGTCGGCATATCGGAAGATCCCCGCGCGATCGCCCTCCTCCTGGAAAAGATCAAGCCGGAGGATCTGAACGAAGCGCGCCGGCGCATGGCCCGCGTCCCGCACGGCGCCGAACTGGTCGAGAACGACATTTCGAAGGCTCCGGGCTTCTGGATCGGCAATGTCATCGTGATGGCGGGCGTTCCTGCGATCATGAAGGCGATGCTCGATCGCGTCGGCCCGAAGCTCTGCAAGGGGCTGAAGGTGGTGGCGCGCGCGATTCTGGCGGACAATATTCCGGAAGGCGCCTATGCCGCGGGTCTCAGCGACGTCGCGCGCGCCAATCCCGCGCTGTCCATCGGCTCCTACCCTTCCTTTCGCGATGGCGGCTTTCGCAATGAGATCGTGGTGCGGGGGAAGGACGCAGACCAGGTCGGCGCGGCGGCCGTAGCGATTGAAGCGCTCCTCGCCAGCCTGCGCGAGGGCGAGGCCGGACGCCAGCGCGCGCAGATGAAATCGCGCCAATGA
- a CDS encoding secondary thiamine-phosphate synthase enzyme YjbQ: protein MRQALRQLEVETKGKGLIEITREIAAFVKLERIETGLLTLFCRHTSASLLIQENADPDDQADLLSFFERAAPEQAALYVHDLEGPDDMPAHIRAALTQTQLSVPVAGGAMTLGTWQGVYLFEHRRAPHRRSVVMHLIGE from the coding sequence ATGCGGCAGGCGCTGCGCCAGCTCGAGGTGGAGACGAAGGGCAAGGGCCTCATCGAAATCACGCGCGAGATCGCCGCCTTTGTGAAGCTGGAGCGGATCGAGACCGGCCTTCTGACGCTGTTTTGCCGCCATACCTCGGCCTCCCTGCTTATTCAGGAGAACGCCGATCCTGACGATCAGGCGGATCTTCTGAGCTTTTTCGAGCGCGCTGCTCCGGAACAGGCCGCGCTCTATGTCCATGATTTGGAGGGGCCGGACGACATGCCGGCCCATATTCGCGCCGCGCTGACGCAAACCCAGCTCAGCGTGCCGGTCGCCGGCGGCGCCATGACGCTCGGGACCTGGCAAGGCGTTTATCTGTTCGAGCACCGGCGAGCGCCGCATCGGCGCAGCGTCGTCATGCATCTTATCGGCGAGTAA
- a CDS encoding M15 family metallopeptidase, with protein MSRADKASATLLTLGGGCLDQGGPRGEPPENFVRLADVAPGVRQEMRYAGSENFMGRPVPGYCAGQCWLRREVAEALAAVQRDAESMGRRLVVYDCYRPQRATRAFIAWAADPADELMKAEYFPHLGKETLFDLGYIARESAHSTGVAVDLALIGLDFGTPFDLFDEASGSHFAGLSAEAKQNRAELFALMERHGFVNFDKEWWHFTLENLEGVAPHDFDVR; from the coding sequence ATGAGCCGCGCCGACAAGGCATCCGCAACCTTGCTGACCCTTGGCGGCGGCTGCCTCGACCAGGGCGGGCCGCGCGGCGAGCCGCCTGAAAATTTCGTGCGCCTCGCCGATGTCGCGCCTGGCGTCCGCCAGGAGATGCGCTACGCCGGCTCGGAAAATTTTATGGGCCGCCCCGTTCCGGGCTATTGCGCCGGCCAATGCTGGCTGCGACGCGAGGTGGCGGAGGCGCTGGCCGCCGTGCAGCGCGACGCGGAGAGCATGGGGCGGCGCCTCGTCGTCTATGATTGCTACCGGCCGCAGCGCGCGACGCGGGCGTTCATCGCCTGGGCGGCCGATCCCGCCGACGAACTCATGAAGGCGGAGTATTTTCCCCATCTCGGCAAAGAGACGCTATTCGATCTCGGCTATATCGCCCGCGAATCGGCGCATTCGACCGGGGTCGCCGTCGATCTCGCGCTGATCGGGCTTGATTTCGGCACGCCCTTCGATCTCTTCGACGAAGCGTCCGGCTCGCATTTCGCGGGGCTGAGCGCCGAGGCGAAGCAGAACCGCGCCGAACTGTTCGCGCTGATGGAGCGGCACGGATTCGTCAATTTCGACAAGGAGTGGTGGCACTTTACGCTCGAAAATCTCGAAGGCGTCGCGCCGCATGATTTCGACGTGCGCTGA
- a CDS encoding RDD family protein: MSNLGQFDRVAVSNAPYLPANLPPAAFSGVLMRRVAAFFLDFILVSIFSIAIWFALALLTFGLSVLLLPPIFPFVAFFYNGLTVSGPNMATPGMRAMDLELRTVDGQRVPFLIAAAHAVLFYFSTMFMPIFLVALVTDGKRCLHDILAGVIMTRRPA, translated from the coding sequence ATGAGCAATCTGGGACAATTCGACAGGGTCGCGGTCAGCAACGCGCCTTATCTGCCCGCCAATCTCCCGCCGGCGGCGTTTTCGGGCGTGCTGATGCGGCGCGTCGCGGCCTTTTTCCTCGACTTTATCCTGGTGTCGATCTTTTCGATCGCGATCTGGTTCGCGCTCGCCCTTCTGACCTTCGGTCTGTCGGTCCTGCTGCTGCCGCCGATCTTTCCCTTCGTCGCCTTCTTCTACAACGGCCTCACCGTCTCCGGGCCGAATATGGCGACGCCAGGGATGCGGGCCATGGATCTCGAATTGCGCACCGTCGACGGTCAGCGCGTTCCGTTTCTGATCGCGGCCGCGCATGCGGTCCTGTTTTATTTCAGCACCATGTTCATGCCGATTTTTCTTGTCGCGCTCGTCACCGACGGAAAAAGATGTTTGCACGATATCCTCGCCGGCGTGATCATGACGCGGCGGCCGGCCTGA